A single Panthera tigris isolate Pti1 chromosome A3, P.tigris_Pti1_mat1.1, whole genome shotgun sequence DNA region contains:
- the GTSF1L gene encoding gametocyte-specific factor 1-like, with protein MEPEALEICPYNPHHRVPLSRFQYHLASCRRKNPKKAKKMASCKYNACHVVPIKKLEEHEAVCVSRSTMEEEDSLCPLKVSLPSSEQSGNIPPEHPWLPSSDVWNVDSTNCHPTFVLKTFVPQKLVCESDIREPERERGPFPKTDHPQKTLRPGG; from the coding sequence ATGGAGCCAGAAGCCTTAGAAATTTGCCCTTACAACCCGCACCACCGAGTCCCACTCAGCAGATTTCAGTACCACCTGGCATCCTGCAGGAGAAAGAACCCCAAGAAAGCCAAAAAGATGGCCAGCTGCAAATACAACGCCTGCCACGTGGTCCCCATCAAAAAGCTGGAGGAGCACGAGGCTGTCTGTGTCAGCAGAAGCACAATGGAGGAAGAGGACAGCCTGTGCCCCCTGAAAGTTAGCCTTCCAAGTTCAGAGCAGAGTGGAAATATCCCTCCAGAGCACCCCTGGCTCCCCAGTTCTGACGTCTGGAATGTCGACAGCACTAACTGCCATCCCACGTTTGTCCTTAAAACTTTTGTTCCCCAAAAGCTTGTTTGCGAAAGTGACataagagagccagagagagagagaggcccatTCCCCAAGACTGACCACCCCCAGAAGACTCTCAGACCAGGAGGATAA